Genomic DNA from Carnobacterium divergens DSM 20623:
ACCGATCAACCAGTTCAAGTCATCAATAATTTAGGATCAACAACGATTAACCATCAAGCAATGATAAATGGAGATGCGAATATTTCAGCTGCTCGTTATACGGGAACGGATTTAACGTCAACGTTGCAAATGACAGCCGAGAAAGATCCTAAAAAAGCAATGGACATTGTTGTAAAAGAATTTGAAGAACGCTACAAACAAAAATATTACCCTTCTTATGGATTTGCGAATACCTATGCTTTTATGGTCACGAAAGAAACTGCTGAAAAATATCAGTTGAAAAAAATTAGCGATTTCAAAAAAGTTGCCGATCAATTAAATGCAGGTGTAGACAGCTCTTGGTTAGAAAAAGAGGGTGACGGTTATCGTGCATTTAAAGAGGACTATGGTTTTGATTTTAAACGTGTCTATCCAATGCAAATTGGGTTAGTTTACGATGCGCTAGCTGCTGGAAAAATGGATGCGGTACTAGGCTATTCAACGGATGGTCGGATTGCAAGTTATGATTTAGTTGTCTTAGAAGATGACTTAAAATTTTTCCCACCCTATGATGCCAGTCCTGTTGCAACAGATGCTATTTTAAAAGCCTATCCTAAGTTAAACGGGATTTTAGAAAAGCTTGAAGGTAAAATTGATACAAAAACCATGCAACAATTAAATTACAAAGC
This window encodes:
- a CDS encoding osmoprotectant ABC transporter substrate-binding protein: MRKSKNIVALFLVALVLSSCSLPGLGGDAGKDAITVTGGVTTETQILAGIVKGMIEHYTDQPVQVINNLGSTTINHQAMINGDANISAARYTGTDLTSTLQMTAEKDPKKAMDIVVKEFEERYKQKYYPSYGFANTYAFMVTKETAEKYQLKKISDFKKVADQLNAGVDSSWLEKEGDGYRAFKEDYGFDFKRVYPMQIGLVYDALAAGKMDAVLGYSTDGRIASYDLVVLEDDLKFFPPYDASPVATDAILKAYPKLNGILEKLEGKIDTKTMQQLNYKADNDLIEPEVVAQDFLKEHDYFSKGDN